One window of Pectobacterium carotovorum genomic DNA carries:
- the bcp gene encoding thioredoxin-dependent thiol peroxidase, protein MNTLKAGDIAPKFSLPDQDGEQVNLTDFQGQKVLVYFYPKAMTPGCTVQACGLRDNMDDLKKYGVEVLGISTDKSEKLSRFVEKEVLNFTLLSDEDHQVSEGFGVWGEKTFMGKTYDGIHRISFLIDENGKVEKVFDDFKTSNHHDIVLDYLKNA, encoded by the coding sequence ATGAACACACTGAAAGCCGGTGATATTGCACCGAAATTTAGCTTGCCCGACCAAGATGGCGAACAAGTAAATTTAACCGACTTCCAGGGACAGAAAGTGTTGGTGTATTTCTACCCTAAAGCAATGACGCCAGGATGCACCGTTCAGGCCTGCGGCCTGCGCGATAATATGGATGATTTGAAAAAATATGGCGTTGAAGTTCTCGGTATTAGCACGGACAAATCAGAAAAACTGTCCCGCTTCGTCGAGAAAGAAGTCTTAAATTTCACGCTACTTTCTGATGAAGATCATCAGGTTTCAGAAGGATTTGGCGTTTGGGGAGAAAAAACCTTCATGGGGAAAACCTATGACGGTATTCATCGCATCAGCTTCCTGATCGACGAAAACGGCAAGGTAGAGAAGGTTTTTGACGACTTCAAAACCAGCAACCACCACGACATCGTTCTCGATTATCTGAAAAACGCCTGA
- a CDS encoding AAA family ATPase: MIKKAARNTQISRIVIQGYKSIAACDVEMRTLNILIGANGAGKSNFMGFFRLVTNLLAERLQLFVGKSGGPDALLHFGRKNSPYLEGNVFFTDTNYHFSLVPTNDNRMMFQSEDIFQQHGPVMTSGHFESQHKTYRSYNGSNKLDDILPLLETVEVYHLNDTSESARVKQIHRINDNDYLREDGANLAAFLFRLQKNHIAHYQRIVKTIQMVAPFFGDFYLRATPDNPDSIQLEWVEKAQDIPFKAHELSDGTLRFILLATVLLQPESYMPSTIIIDEPELGLHPYAISVLAALIRSASEQRQLIVSTQSVELVNEFEAKDLIVVDKHLGASTFKRLDQDTLQDWLEDYSLGELWKKNILGGRPQR, from the coding sequence ATGATAAAAAAAGCAGCTCGCAATACACAAATCAGCCGTATTGTGATTCAAGGATATAAATCTATTGCCGCCTGTGATGTGGAAATGCGCACGTTGAACATTCTGATCGGGGCTAATGGTGCCGGAAAGTCCAACTTCATGGGATTTTTTCGTCTGGTAACGAACCTACTCGCTGAGCGCTTACAACTTTTTGTTGGCAAAAGTGGTGGGCCTGATGCGCTACTTCACTTTGGGCGTAAAAATAGCCCTTATTTGGAAGGAAATGTCTTCTTTACAGACACAAACTACCATTTCTCTTTGGTGCCGACGAACGATAACCGGATGATGTTTCAATCTGAAGATATATTCCAACAACATGGGCCCGTGATGACCAGTGGTCATTTTGAATCACAGCATAAGACATACCGTTCTTACAATGGCTCAAACAAACTTGATGATATACTTCCTCTGTTAGAAACAGTGGAGGTTTATCATTTAAATGACACGAGTGAAAGCGCCAGGGTTAAACAAATCCACCGTATTAACGATAATGACTATTTGCGGGAAGACGGTGCAAATTTGGCCGCGTTTCTATTCCGGCTACAAAAAAATCATATCGCGCACTATCAACGTATCGTTAAAACGATCCAGATGGTTGCCCCTTTTTTTGGTGATTTTTATCTCCGGGCAACGCCAGATAATCCCGATAGTATTCAGCTCGAATGGGTTGAAAAAGCTCAGGATATCCCGTTTAAAGCCCATGAACTTTCTGATGGCACATTACGTTTCATTCTATTGGCGACCGTGTTGCTCCAGCCTGAGAGTTATATGCCCAGCACCATCATTATTGATGAACCAGAATTAGGTCTACACCCCTATGCCATCAGCGTACTTGCAGCCCTTATCCGAAGTGCCAGTGAACAGCGCCAGCTTATTGTTTCAACACAATCTGTAGAATTAGTGAATGAATTTGAGGCCAAAGATCTGATTGTCGTCGATAAACATCTTGGTGCATCCACGTTTAAACGTTTAGATCAGGACACACTGCAAGACTGGCTGGAAGATTACAGTCTGGGAGAACTGTGGAAGAAAAACATACTTGGCGGGAGGCCACAACGATAA
- a CDS encoding DUF4276 family protein has translation MTRINVFVEGQTEETFVRDTLAPYFVRQGIYLNAILAQTSRGHKGGIVSYGKVKHQITKLCQQDKKAWVTTLIDYYGLPTDFPLLAQGKSTNGDIYSWISNLENAFHDDVAQPNFIANFLLHEFEALLFCEPEKFADWLEDKRRVTELNNVKLAFDSPECINNSPQTAPSKRILAAIPEYQKTLHGPLIAADIGLDTIRRQCPHFEGWLQRLEALKPLQS, from the coding sequence ATGACGAGGATTAATGTTTTTGTTGAAGGACAAACGGAAGAAACATTTGTTCGCGATACGTTGGCCCCCTATTTTGTGCGGCAAGGTATTTACCTTAATGCGATTCTGGCACAAACCAGCCGGGGACATAAAGGTGGAATTGTCAGCTATGGAAAAGTGAAACATCAAATTACCAAACTTTGTCAGCAAGATAAGAAAGCCTGGGTGACAACATTAATTGATTATTATGGTTTACCAACTGACTTCCCTTTGCTTGCACAGGGAAAATCAACTAATGGCGATATTTACTCATGGATTTCGAATTTAGAAAACGCCTTTCATGATGATGTCGCTCAACCTAATTTTATCGCCAATTTTTTATTGCATGAATTTGAAGCGTTGCTATTTTGCGAACCAGAAAAATTCGCAGACTGGCTTGAGGACAAAAGACGGGTGACAGAACTTAATAATGTTAAACTCGCTTTTGATTCTCCTGAATGCATTAACAATAGCCCACAAACGGCTCCGTCAAAACGTATTCTTGCGGCAATACCGGAATATCAAAAGACGCTACATGGGCCACTGATTGCTGCTGATATCGGGTTGGATACGATTCGTCGGCAATGTCCTCACTTTGAAGGCTGGCTACAGCGTCTGGAAGCATTGAAACCGCTTCAGTCCTGA
- a CDS encoding M48 family metallopeptidase, which yields MSIRLRKTVMSVLFGTLLAGNLLPAQADTQDRLPDIGTTAGGTLSINQELAMGDFYVRQLRAGAPLINDPLLSNYINQLGNRLVKQADSVRTPFHFYLIRNDDINAFAFFGGNVVLHSALFRYADSESELASVLAHEISHVTQRHLARSMESQQRSAPLTWVGALGSILLAMANPQLGMAALSGTLAGAQQGMITFTQSNEQEADRIGIQVLQRAGFDPQAMPNFLQKLADQSRYASRPPEMLLTHPLPESRLSDARNRANQMRSTPVQSSQDFLFAKIRTFGMYGSPERPLSNDLLEQWEKGNVREQLAAKYGRAIQLYQAKKYDEARNVLQPLLSSAPENPWFLDMMTDIDLGQNRATQAIARLQNVPGMQANPVLQLNLANAYVEGKQPAAASKILYRYTYAHPDDSNGWDLLAQAAAAQGQRAEELAARAESLALSGQLDQSIRLLSNASSLVKLGSLEQARYDARIDQLRQLQQRFRQYQKS from the coding sequence ATGTCTATTCGGTTAAGAAAAACGGTCATGTCCGTCCTGTTTGGGACATTACTGGCTGGCAACCTGCTTCCTGCTCAGGCCGACACGCAGGATCGGCTGCCGGATATCGGCACCACCGCAGGCGGTACGCTCAGTATCAATCAGGAGCTGGCGATGGGCGATTTTTACGTCCGCCAGCTGCGGGCAGGTGCACCGCTTATCAACGACCCACTGTTATCCAATTATATTAATCAGCTCGGCAACAGATTGGTCAAACAGGCTGATTCGGTGCGTACGCCGTTCCATTTTTACCTGATCCGTAATGACGACATCAACGCCTTCGCCTTCTTCGGCGGCAACGTGGTGCTGCATTCCGCGCTGTTCCGCTATGCCGACAGCGAAAGCGAGCTGGCCTCGGTGCTAGCGCATGAAATCTCTCACGTTACCCAGCGCCATCTGGCGCGCAGCATGGAATCACAGCAGCGTAGCGCCCCGCTTACCTGGGTCGGCGCGCTCGGCTCTATTCTGCTGGCGATGGCCAACCCACAGTTGGGGATGGCGGCGCTCAGCGGTACGCTGGCGGGCGCGCAGCAGGGTATGATTACGTTCACGCAGTCAAATGAACAGGAAGCAGATCGCATCGGCATTCAGGTATTGCAGCGCGCGGGCTTTGATCCACAGGCCATGCCGAATTTCCTACAGAAGCTGGCCGATCAATCACGCTATGCGTCCAGACCGCCGGAAATGTTGCTGACTCACCCCTTGCCGGAAAGCCGCCTGTCCGATGCACGTAACCGCGCTAACCAGATGCGTTCAACGCCAGTACAGTCCTCTCAGGATTTCCTGTTCGCCAAAATACGCACCTTTGGCATGTATGGTTCACCGGAGCGTCCGCTGAGCAACGATCTGCTGGAGCAATGGGAAAAAGGCAACGTGCGGGAGCAGCTAGCTGCGAAGTATGGCCGCGCGATACAGCTTTATCAGGCAAAGAAGTACGATGAAGCACGTAATGTGCTGCAACCGCTGCTAAGCAGCGCGCCTGAAAATCCGTGGTTTCTGGATATGATGACCGACATCGATTTGGGACAAAACCGCGCGACGCAGGCTATCGCCCGCTTACAAAACGTGCCCGGAATGCAGGCGAACCCGGTACTTCAGCTTAATCTGGCGAATGCTTATGTGGAAGGGAAACAACCTGCTGCTGCCAGCAAAATACTGTATCGCTACACCTACGCACACCCTGACGATTCGAACGGCTGGGATCTGCTGGCACAAGCCGCTGCTGCACAAGGACAGCGGGCAGAAGAACTGGCCGCACGAGCGGAGAGTCTGGCGCTCAGCGGCCAGCTCGATCAATCTATTCGGTTACTGAGCAACGCAAGTTCACTGGTCAAATTGGGGAGTCTGGAACAGGCGCGTTACGACGCCCGTATCGACCAGCTCCGCCAGTTGCAGCAGCGCTTCCGCCAGTACCAGAAATCCTGA
- the arsC gene encoding arsenate reductase (glutaredoxin) (This arsenate reductase requires both glutathione and glutaredoxin to convert arsenate to arsenite, after which the efflux transporter formed by ArsA and ArsB can extrude the arsenite from the cell, providing resistance.) — MTPSPTKTSVTIYHNPRCSKSRETLALLQEHNITPDVVLYLDTPPDAATLSQLIKQLGFTSARELMRTKEEIYQQLGLSDAALTDAQLIQAMIDNPKLIERPIVVAQGQARIGRPPEQVLEIL; from the coding sequence ATGACACCGTCTCCAACCAAAACATCCGTGACGATTTACCACAACCCGCGCTGCTCCAAGAGCCGTGAAACGCTGGCGCTGTTGCAAGAACACAATATTACGCCTGACGTCGTGCTCTATCTCGACACGCCGCCCGATGCCGCAACGCTGTCTCAGTTGATCAAGCAGTTGGGCTTTACTAGCGCACGCGAATTGATGAGAACCAAAGAAGAGATTTATCAGCAGTTGGGGCTGTCCGACGCCGCACTAACGGACGCGCAGCTGATTCAGGCGATGATCGATAATCCGAAGCTCATCGAGCGCCCCATCGTCGTGGCACAAGGTCAGGCTCGAATCGGCCGTCCGCCAGAGCAGGTGCTGGAAATACTGTAG
- the hda gene encoding DnaA inactivator Hda, with amino-acid sequence MILNTPAQLSLPLYLPDDETFASFYSGENASLLAAVNNALYQEHGSYIYFWSREGGGRSHLLHAACAELSRQERAVGYVPLDKRAYFVPDVLEGMEQLALVCIDNIESIAGDEEWEMAVFNLYNRIQETGRARLLITGDRPPRQLNLRLPDLASRLDWGQIYKLQPLSDDEKGEALQLRARLRGFELPEDVSRFLLKRLDREMRTLFMTLDQLDHASITAQRKLTIPFVKEILGL; translated from the coding sequence GTGATTCTGAACACGCCGGCACAGCTTTCATTGCCACTCTACTTACCCGATGACGAAACATTTGCCAGTTTCTATTCGGGTGAAAACGCGTCTCTTCTTGCCGCCGTCAATAATGCTTTGTATCAGGAGCATGGTAGCTATATCTATTTCTGGTCACGAGAAGGGGGCGGACGCAGCCATCTGCTGCATGCTGCCTGCGCCGAACTGTCGCGTCAGGAACGTGCGGTGGGCTATGTGCCGCTGGATAAACGTGCCTACTTTGTGCCGGATGTGCTGGAAGGGATGGAGCAACTGGCGCTGGTGTGCATCGATAACATTGAATCTATCGCGGGCGATGAAGAGTGGGAAATGGCGGTGTTTAATCTGTATAACCGCATTCAGGAAACAGGGCGTGCTCGGCTGTTGATTACCGGCGATCGTCCACCGCGTCAGCTGAATTTACGTCTGCCCGATCTGGCTTCTCGTCTCGATTGGGGACAAATCTACAAGCTACAGCCGCTGTCGGATGACGAAAAAGGGGAAGCGCTACAGCTGCGTGCCAGACTGCGCGGGTTCGAATTGCCGGAAGACGTCAGCCGTTTTCTGCTTAAGCGTCTGGATCGAGAAATGCGCACGTTATTTATGACGCTCGATCAGCTTGACCACGCTTCCATCACCGCCCAGCGCAAGCTGACCATTCCTTTTGTGAAAGAGATCCTCGGACTGTAA
- the uraA gene encoding uracil permease, with product MTRRAIGVSERPPLLQTIPLSFQHLFAMFGATVLVPILFKINPATVLLFNGVGTLLYLFICKGKIPAYLGSSFAFISPVLLLLPLGYEVALGGFIMCGVLFCLVALIVKKAGTGWLNVLFPPAAMGAIVAVIGLELAGVAAGMAGLLPADGASVDSTAVTISLATLAITILGSVLFRGFLAIIPILIGVLAGYALSFVLGVVDLTPIREAHWFAMPTFYTPRFEWFAILAILPAALVVIAEHIGHLVVTANIVKKDLMRDPGLHRSMFANGISTVLSGFFGSTPNTTYGENIGVLAITKVYSTWVIGGAAILAILLSCVGKLAAAIQAVPVPVMGGVSLLLYGVIGASGIRVLIESKVDYNKAQNLILTSVILIIGVSGAKVHLGATELKGMALATVVGIGMSLVFKVISLFRKEEEILDAPEENDARS from the coding sequence ATGACTCGTCGCGCCATCGGGGTAAGTGAACGACCACCCTTGTTACAAACCATCCCGTTGAGTTTCCAGCATCTGTTCGCGATGTTTGGCGCTACCGTTCTGGTACCCATTCTGTTCAAGATCAATCCGGCCACCGTACTGTTATTCAATGGTGTGGGTACGCTGCTTTATTTATTCATTTGTAAGGGCAAAATTCCGGCATATTTGGGATCGAGCTTCGCGTTTATTTCCCCAGTTTTACTGCTGTTGCCGCTGGGGTATGAAGTTGCGCTGGGGGGCTTCATTATGTGCGGCGTGTTGTTCTGTCTGGTGGCGCTGATTGTTAAGAAAGCGGGCACCGGCTGGTTGAATGTGCTGTTCCCGCCTGCGGCGATGGGGGCGATTGTCGCCGTTATCGGCCTTGAACTGGCGGGTGTCGCGGCAGGAATGGCCGGGTTGCTGCCTGCCGATGGCGCTTCTGTCGATTCTACCGCCGTGACTATTTCACTGGCGACGCTGGCGATCACTATTCTGGGTTCGGTGCTGTTTCGCGGTTTCCTGGCGATCATTCCGATTCTGATCGGGGTACTGGCAGGCTATGCGCTGTCGTTCGTGCTGGGTGTGGTTGACTTGACCCCGATTCGTGAAGCGCACTGGTTCGCGATGCCAACATTCTATACGCCACGCTTTGAGTGGTTTGCCATTCTGGCGATTCTGCCTGCGGCGCTAGTGGTGATTGCGGAGCACATTGGTCACTTGGTGGTGACGGCGAATATCGTGAAGAAAGACTTGATGCGTGATCCGGGGCTGCACCGCTCCATGTTCGCCAACGGGATTTCTACCGTGCTGTCTGGTTTCTTTGGTTCTACGCCGAACACGACCTACGGCGAAAATATCGGCGTGCTGGCGATAACCAAAGTGTACAGCACTTGGGTTATCGGTGGCGCGGCGATCCTCGCGATCCTGCTCTCCTGCGTGGGAAAACTGGCGGCGGCGATTCAGGCGGTTCCGGTTCCGGTCATGGGCGGCGTGTCGTTACTGTTGTACGGCGTAATCGGTGCATCTGGTATTCGTGTACTGATTGAATCCAAAGTGGATTACAACAAAGCGCAAAATCTGATCCTGACTTCCGTGATTCTGATCATCGGCGTCAGCGGCGCGAAAGTGCATCTGGGGGCAACTGAGCTGAAAGGTATGGCGCTGGCGACGGTTGTTGGTATCGGCATGAGCCTGGTGTTTAAGGTCATCAGCCTGTTCCGCAAAGAGGAAGAGATCCTTGATGCGCCGGAAGAGAACGACGCGCGTTCATAG
- the upp gene encoding uracil phosphoribosyltransferase: MKIVEVKHPLVKHKLGLMRENDISTKRFRELASEVGSLLTYEATADLATEKVTIDGWCGPVEVDQIKGKKITVVPILRAGLGMMDGVLENVPSARISVVGIYRDEETLEPVPYFQKLVSNIEERMALVVDPMLATGGSMIATIDLLKKAGCHSIKVLVLVAAPEGIAALEKAHPDVELYTASIDKGLNEQGYIMPGLGDAGDKIFGTK; encoded by the coding sequence ATGAAGATCGTCGAGGTGAAACACCCACTCGTCAAACACAAACTAGGTTTGATGCGTGAGAACGATATTAGTACGAAGCGTTTTCGTGAGCTGGCTTCCGAAGTGGGAAGTTTGCTGACTTACGAAGCGACGGCTGACCTGGCAACCGAAAAAGTCACCATTGATGGCTGGTGCGGTCCGGTTGAAGTCGATCAGATCAAAGGCAAGAAAATTACCGTCGTACCGATTCTGCGTGCAGGATTGGGGATGATGGACGGCGTGCTGGAAAATGTGCCTAGCGCGCGTATCAGCGTTGTCGGCATCTACCGTGATGAAGAGACGCTGGAGCCTGTTCCTTATTTCCAGAAGCTGGTTTCCAATATCGAAGAGCGCATGGCGCTGGTGGTTGACCCCATGCTGGCAACCGGTGGTTCAATGATCGCGACGATCGATCTGCTGAAAAAAGCGGGTTGTCACAGCATTAAGGTGCTGGTGTTGGTCGCGGCGCCAGAAGGGATTGCCGCACTGGAAAAAGCCCACCCGGATGTCGAGCTTTACACGGCATCCATCGATAAAGGCCTCAACGAGCAGGGTTACATCATGCCGGGCCTTGGTGATGCGGGCGATAAAATATTTGGTACCAAATAA